The following proteins are co-located in the Telopea speciosissima isolate NSW1024214 ecotype Mountain lineage chromosome 9, Tspe_v1, whole genome shotgun sequence genome:
- the LOC122639606 gene encoding UDP-glycosyltransferase 82A1: MKCIERPMVVLVPYPAQGHVTPMVQLALALHSHGYDPVIVVPDFIHHRIMSSQIEGDDRIEFMSIPSGLDENEPLNFFTIAFAMESNMPIHLEHIISRLDDEGGMVACVIVDLVASWAIEVANRCGIPAAGFWPAMLATYHLITSIPDMINFGLIDEFGIPQHQGEGCFLPGQSLLSTTDLPWLVGDSVSRKSRFTFWIRTLDRLRTLQWLLVNTFPEGYDDQKQKYHSIKNTQDYPHVFLVGPLTRYSGNKNPSFWEEDRSCLDWLDKQKSGSVIYVSFGSWVGPIGEDKVKELALGLEATRRPFIWVLSSTWRKGLPIGYLERVGKKGKLLSWAPQKELLQHEAIGCYLTHCGWNSTMEAIEFGKSLLCYPVSGDQFVNCKFIVKVWGIGVEMQGDGWRDVEEGVRRVMEDEEEMQHRVLELKERVFGDKGSSRAAASLTTFVDDLKRSIY, from the exons ATGAAGTGCATAGAGAGGCCAATGGTTGTTTTGGTTCCTTACCCAGCACAAGGGCATGTCACACCCATGGTTCAACTAGCCTTGGCCCTCCATAGCCATGGGTACGATCCGGTAATCGTCGTCCCCGACTTCATTCACCATCGAATTATGTCTTCTCAGATTGAAGGAGATGATAGAATCGAGTTCATGTCAATCCCAAGCGGTTTGGATGAGAATGAACCACTCAACTTCTTCACTATTGCATTTGCCATGGAGAGTAACATGCCAATCCATCTAGAGCATATCATCTCTAGGCTTGATGATGAAGGTGGTATGGTTGCTTGTGTGATTGTTGATTTGGTAGCTTCATGGGCTATCGAAGTCGCAAACCGTTGTGGTATCCCTGCGGCGGGGTTTTGGCCTGCCATGCTTGCGACGTACCATTTGATCACCTCTATTCCAGACATGATCAATTTTGGTCTCATTGATGAGTTTG GAATCCCTCAACATCAAGGTGAAGGATGCTTTCTACCAGGTCAATCTCTATTGAGTACTACAGATCTACCATGGTTAGTTGGAGACTCTGTGTCACGGAAATCGAGGTTCACATTCTGGATAAGGACTCTTGATAGATTGAGAACTCTCCAATGGCTCCTTGTGAACACTTTCCCTGAAGGATATGATGATCAGAAACAGAAATATCATTCAATCAAGAACACTCAAGATTACCCACATGTATTCCTAGTTGGACCCTTGACTAGGTATTCAGGAAACAAGAACCCTAGCTTCTGGGAAGAAGATAGGAGTTGCTTGGATTGGCTAGATAAGCAAAAGTCTGGCTCAGTCATCTATGTGTCATTTGGAAGTTGGGTGGGTCCAATTGGGGAAGATAAGGTTAAAGAACTTGCATTGGGGCTTGAGGCCACGCGGCGGCCGTTCATTTGGGTTCTATCGTCTACGTGGCGAAAAGGGTTACCTATAGGATACTTGGAGAGGGTGGGTAAGAAAGGTAAGCTGCTTTCATGGGCTCCTCAAAAGGAATTGCTTCAACATGAAGCTATAGGATGTTATCTCACACACTGTGGTTGGAATTCTACAATGGAAGCCATAGAATTTGGTAAGTCCCTTCTGTGCTATCCAGTCTCTGGGGACCAATTTGTGAATTGTAAATTTATTGTGAAGGTGTGGGGGATTGGAGTGGAGATGCAAGGTGATGGATGGAGAGATGTTGAAGAAGGTGTGAGGAGGGTAATGGAGGATGAGGAAGAGATGCAACATAGGGTCTTGGAATTGAAGGAAAGGGTCTTTGGTGACAAAGGTAGCTCAAGAGCTGCAGCTAGTCTGACAACCTTTGTAGATGATCTCAAGAGATCAATATATTGA